The DNA window CCTCGATCGTCGCGGCCTTCATCGAGCCTTTGGTAGTCGCCGCCGAGCACTTCGGCGAGCGATCTGGCGCGGCCGAGAAGCACCCGGCCGCGCTCGCTGTCGATCACCCGCAGACGACCTGGCCAACGGCGTTGGTTGGAGAAGTCCTCGCGGCAGCGTCCGTCGCCGATCAGCCAGGTGTCGAGCGCGACATCCGGCAGGCGGCGGCGTCGCTGGTCGAGCATCCGCCGCCCCTCGGCGAGCGCATCGCACAGCGGGGTGCCCCCCCTGGCTTGCCGCCGTGCGAGGCGCTCGGCGAGATCGCCCGGCGCGCGGCGAGCGTCGCAGATCCAATCAAGGCGCCCGGCGCCGAAGCCGAGCAGGGCGAAGCGCTGACGAAAGCGGCGGCTGCGTCGCGCGATCCCAAGTACCAAACCTGCGGCGGCATCGAGCGCGCGATGAGAGAGCGTCGAGGCGGAGAGATCGAGCAGCACCAGGGTCTGCCCCGGCGTCCGCGCGGCGGGCGCATGGCGGGCCAGGGCGCGCAGCGGCCCCGGCCCGCGATTGGCCGCCATACTTAAGGTGGTGAACCAGTCGACCGGCCCGCGCGCAGAGGCAGCAGCGGTTCGCTTCGCGCCGCGGTAGGAATGCGGTCGCGATGGCGCGGTGGGCGCAGGCAAGCGGGTATCGCGTCGCTCTGGCTGGGGATGACGCTGTGCGCTACAGCCTTCGCCATCGCCGCGCGGCGCGGCGCGCGTTCCCGGGTCGTGCCCTGCGCCGGAGGGGAGCAGCGAGCTTGCGCTTCTTCCGCCGCCCGGCACGGGGGTGGAGGGCGGTGTCGAAGCCGGTGGTGGTGCGGCGGTGGCGTCGAGACGGTGGTCGAGCACCAGCGGCTCGACCGCATCGATATCCTCCACGGCGACCTCGAGACGATGGGAAAGCGCCGCCTGGGCGCGTGCGGCGCGTTGCCAGGCGATGTCGGCGCGCAGCCCGTCGACCTGGGCCGCGATGCAGCGCTCGGCGATCAGCCGCTCGAGCTTGGCTGCGATGGCGACATCGGGCAGCCTCTCCCGTGCCTCGAGCAGGCGCTGCCTGAGCGCGCGAGTGGCATCGGCGTGGCGGGCGATGAAGGCTTCGGGGTCGGCCTCGAAGGCGAGGCGGGCGCGGACGATGTCGATCCGTGCCTCGACCCCGGTGTACGCCTCCATGGCCACCGACAGCCCGAAACGGTCGCAGAGCTGCGGGCGCAGCGCGCCTTCTTCGGGGTTCATCGTTCCGATCAAAACGAAGCGCGAGGAGTGGGCGTGGCTCAGCCCGTCGCGTTCGACTCGGTTGACGTTCGAGGCGGCGACGTCGAGGAGCAGATCGACCAGCGCGTCGTCGAGCAGGTTGACCTCGTCGATGTAGAGCACGCCGCCGTCGGCGGCGGCGAATAGCCCGGGCTGGAAGGCCAGCGCGCGGTCGCGCAGCGCGCGCTCGAGATCGAGCGAACCGGTCAGCCGCTCCGCGCTGGCACCGAGCGGCAGGTCGACGAAGCGGGCAGTGGAGGAGGGCAGCAGGTCGGCGAGCCCGCGGGCGAGGGTCGACTTGGCCACCCCGCGCGGGCCCTGGATCAGCACACCACCGAGACGCGGTTCCACGGTGGCGAGCAGCAGGGCGCGTTTGAGCATCTCCTGGCCGACTACCGCGACGAACGGAAAGCCAGGTGTTGGTTCGGCTGGGGCGGTGGCAGCGCTCATCGGACATTGCTCGCGATCGGCCCGGCGCGCAAAGCGACGGTTGGGTGATCGCTCCGGCATGGCGGGAGGGGCGAAAGGCGGGCGGCGAGTGGCTACGAGCGCACGGCGATTCGCCGTGCGCTCGTAGCGAGGAATGCTTCTCGGCGCGCCGCGCATCGTCCCGTGCGCATGGCAGAGCGTGGTTATCGTCCCAAGGCCGGTCTCCGGGCTGACGAGGTGGTGAGATGGCTCACCCGCGCCATGCGCCTTCCCGTCGGCCTTGACGCTCGACAGTGGCTTCGCATGGAGCACTCGATCACCGTTGCGGGGACAGCAGCGAATTCACATCGCTTTCCCGATTATCCTCGCGAGCTTGCAGGCGAGGCACCTTGGATCGGACCTATCCTAGGGTGGCGCATCCGAGCGCGTCAATCGAGCTTGAGCTGACCGGGCGCGATTGCTATGTTCATCCGCCTTTCTCCACCCCGGGCACGCCCAATGACCTGCGAGCTTTCGTCCTCCGCCATTTCCGCCTCCTTGGTCGCTGCGCTGGCGGCGCGGCTGCCCGCTGCCCGGTTCGAGGCGATCCAGGCCCGCATCGACGCCAAGACCAAGCCGCTCGGCGCGCTCGGCGCGCTCGAGGAGCTGGCCCAGCGGCTGGTGGCGCTGGCCGAGCTGCGCGGTGTCACCACCGCCGAGCGGCTGGCCGCGCCGAGGATGCTGGTGTTCGCGGCCGACCACGGTATCGCAAGCGAGGGGGTATCGATCACTTCGAGTGCCGTGACCAGGCAGATGGTCGGCAACTTCCTGGCCGGGGGCGCCTCGGTCAACGTCTTCTGCCGGCAGGTCGGAATGGCGCTCGAGGTGGTCGACTGCGGCATCCTCGCTGC is part of the Halotalea alkalilenta genome and encodes:
- a CDS encoding AAA family ATPase; translated protein: MSAATAPAEPTPGFPFVAVVGQEMLKRALLLATVEPRLGGVLIQGPRGVAKSTLARGLADLLPSSTARFVDLPLGASAERLTGSLDLERALRDRALAFQPGLFAAADGGVLYIDEVNLLDDALVDLLLDVAASNVNRVERDGLSHAHSSRFVLIGTMNPEEGALRPQLCDRFGLSVAMEAYTGVEARIDIVRARLAFEADPEAFIARHADATRALRQRLLEARERLPDVAIAAKLERLIAERCIAAQVDGLRADIAWQRAARAQAALSHRLEVAVEDIDAVEPLVLDHRLDATAAPPPASTPPSTPVPGGGRSASSLLPSGAGHDPGTRAAPRGDGEGCSAQRHPQPERRDTRLPAPTAPSRPHSYRGAKRTAAASARGPVDWFTTLSMAANRGPGPLRALARHAPAARTPGQTLVLLDLSASTLSHRALDAAAGLVLGIARRSRRFRQRFALLGFGAGRLDWICDARRAPGDLAERLARRQARGGTPLCDALAEGRRMLDQRRRRLPDVALDTWLIGDGRCREDFSNQRRWPGRLRVIDSERGRVLLGRARSLAEVLGGDYQRLDEGRDDRGARR